From Rudanella lutea DSM 19387, a single genomic window includes:
- a CDS encoding HAD family hydrolase, translated as MLAAIFDMDGVIADTNPYHTIAWREYYRRNGKPLSDADFVKYVSGNHNKAIVAHLFDGQTLTDEEAYRLGDEKEALFRELYAPHIVPVPGLPDFLKALKKAGIKTAVGTSAPVENLDFVLEKLGLRDYFDVLLHEKLVQRPKPDPEIYSKAMEMLGVSPADSLIFEDSMTGIRAARASGARVVGVATTHTTDELRTVSDYVIRDFTGLTPEGLMAAL; from the coding sequence ATGCTTGCAGCCATCTTCGACATGGACGGCGTTATTGCCGATACCAACCCCTACCACACTATTGCCTGGCGTGAATACTACCGGCGCAACGGCAAACCCCTGAGCGATGCCGACTTTGTAAAGTATGTTTCGGGCAATCACAACAAAGCTATTGTAGCCCATTTGTTTGATGGACAAACGCTGACCGATGAAGAAGCCTACCGGCTCGGCGATGAGAAAGAGGCTTTGTTTCGGGAATTGTATGCCCCGCATATTGTACCGGTACCGGGTTTACCCGATTTTTTGAAAGCCCTCAAAAAGGCGGGTATTAAAACCGCCGTAGGCACCTCGGCCCCGGTTGAGAATCTCGATTTTGTACTCGAAAAACTCGGGCTGCGCGACTATTTCGATGTCCTTCTGCACGAAAAGCTGGTGCAGCGCCCTAAACCCGACCCTGAGATTTACAGTAAAGCGATGGAAATGCTCGGTGTTTCGCCCGCCGACAGCCTGATCTTTGAAGATTCAATGACGGGTATCCGGGCCGCACGGGCATCGGGGGCGCGGGTCGTGGGGGTGGCCACCACGCATACGACCGACGAGTTACGGACTGTGTCGGACTATGTGATCCGGGATTTCACCGGGCTAACCCCCGAAGGATTGATGGCGGCTTTGTAG
- a CDS encoding MFS transporter has protein sequence MNTTDQSTVASISMTGNPLVRNVLAYFSHAQARAVGLVFASDSLLFGSWVAHIPHIKQRLQLSEGELGLVLFAMPAGLLTMNPLTGYLIAKLGQARACFWAAVGLALVMCIPVNAPNVWVLVLGLYMVGLAGALINVAMNTLATDVEKSTGLAIMSSCHGMWSVGGMIGSAVAGAVIALHVAPEIHLPLMGLLVLLITVGVRPVLARIPVQPTTEQASFVMPNLNLLLMILIGLALAMGEGTAFDWSAVYLRETLGASSQIAALGFGAFSLTMTLGRFMGDALIPRLGAQRFLFLGGLIAAAGLFLAVLVPVPGVALLGFALLGAGCSLGAPILYAAALRVPGIPPAAGLATFATFSFIGFLAGPPVIGFVAEAFGLPWGIAFVGFMMLVSAALSKIVKL, from the coding sequence ATGAATACAACGGATCAATCGACTGTAGCGTCCATATCCATGACAGGCAACCCGCTCGTTCGGAATGTGCTGGCTTATTTTAGCCATGCACAGGCCCGGGCGGTCGGGTTGGTTTTTGCCTCCGACAGCCTGCTGTTTGGCAGTTGGGTGGCGCACATTCCGCACATCAAACAGCGTCTGCAACTATCTGAAGGCGAACTGGGTCTGGTTTTGTTCGCCATGCCCGCCGGGCTTCTCACCATGAACCCGCTCACGGGGTACCTGATTGCTAAATTGGGCCAGGCACGGGCTTGTTTCTGGGCGGCTGTTGGCCTGGCACTGGTCATGTGCATTCCGGTCAATGCGCCCAACGTGTGGGTACTGGTCTTAGGGCTTTACATGGTCGGGCTGGCGGGGGCGCTCATCAACGTAGCCATGAACACGCTGGCGACCGACGTGGAAAAATCAACGGGCTTGGCCATCATGTCGTCGTGCCATGGTATGTGGAGCGTGGGCGGCATGATTGGGTCGGCCGTGGCCGGGGCTGTGATTGCCTTGCACGTTGCACCCGAAATTCACCTGCCGTTGATGGGCTTGCTGGTACTTCTGATCACGGTAGGGGTACGCCCTGTACTGGCCCGGATTCCGGTGCAACCCACTACCGAACAGGCCTCGTTTGTCATGCCCAACCTCAACCTGCTGCTGATGATTCTGATCGGTTTGGCCCTGGCTATGGGCGAGGGTACCGCCTTTGACTGGAGTGCGGTGTACCTCCGCGAGACCCTCGGAGCCAGCAGTCAGATAGCGGCTCTTGGGTTTGGTGCGTTCTCGCTGACCATGACCCTGGGCCGGTTTATGGGCGATGCCCTCATTCCCCGGCTGGGCGCACAGCGGTTTCTGTTTCTGGGTGGACTTATTGCGGCCGCGGGCTTGTTTTTGGCCGTTCTGGTACCGGTACCGGGTGTAGCTCTGCTTGGATTTGCCCTGCTCGGCGCGGGCTGTTCGCTGGGCGCACCGATTCTGTACGCAGCCGCTTTACGGGTGCCGGGAATTCCGCCCGCGGCTGGTCTGGCTACGTTTGCAACCTTCAGTTTTATCGGGTTTCTGGCGGGGCCTCCTGTCATCGGTTTCGTTGCCGAAGCCTTTGGTTTACCCTGGGGCATTGCTTTCGTAGGCTTCATGATGCTCGTGTCGGCAGCCCTCTCAAAAATTGTGAAATTGTAA
- a CDS encoding helix-turn-helix domain-containing protein, which produces MRLQFEKIEPGPGNSFKVVHLTEAETCRVYWHYHPEYEIVYIPEGSGKRHVGTNISQYEAGELVFIGPNLPHLNFSYGKQGQYEEVVVQMRDDFLGKGFLQTPEMTDVRRLFERSRLGLVFGPATKRAVGEILLQLPHLPSFARMMTLLQVLHQLAIAPDVEPLHADGIRFDLNPKEQERINRVYQYVADHYGGELSVQQVADTAGLTVPAFCRYFKRMTSMTFTDFVNEYRVNQARRLLHSARTVADIGFAVGFSNLSHFNKTFKMVTGQTPSAYRRELVPV; this is translated from the coding sequence ATGCGTCTGCAATTCGAAAAAATAGAGCCCGGCCCCGGCAACTCCTTCAAGGTGGTGCATCTGACCGAGGCCGAGACCTGCCGGGTGTACTGGCATTATCATCCCGAGTACGAGATTGTGTACATTCCTGAGGGTAGCGGTAAGCGTCATGTTGGTACCAATATTTCGCAGTACGAAGCGGGCGAGCTGGTGTTTATTGGCCCTAATCTGCCGCATCTTAATTTCAGTTACGGCAAGCAGGGGCAATATGAGGAAGTAGTGGTGCAGATGCGCGACGATTTTCTGGGAAAAGGCTTTCTGCAAACGCCCGAAATGACCGATGTCCGGCGCTTGTTCGAACGGAGTCGGCTGGGGTTGGTGTTTGGTCCGGCTACCAAACGGGCTGTTGGCGAAATCCTTCTCCAATTACCTCATCTGCCATCCTTTGCCCGAATGATGACCCTGTTGCAAGTGCTACACCAGCTGGCAATAGCCCCTGATGTAGAACCCCTGCATGCCGATGGTATCCGATTCGACCTGAACCCGAAGGAGCAGGAGCGTATCAACCGGGTTTATCAATACGTGGCCGATCACTACGGCGGTGAGCTATCAGTGCAGCAGGTTGCAGATACGGCGGGCCTGACGGTGCCGGCTTTCTGCCGTTATTTCAAACGCATGACGAGCATGACCTTCACCGATTTCGTCAATGAATACCGGGTTAACCAGGCCAGGCGGTTGCTTCACTCCGCCCGAACGGTGGCCGACATTGGGTTTGCTGTTGGATTCAGTAACCTGTCGCATTTCAACAAGACGTTTAAAATGGTGACGGGTCAGACTCCCAGCGCGTACCGGCGCGAGTTAGTGCCCGTTTAA
- a CDS encoding putative Ig domain-containing protein, with amino-acid sequence MAKAQITGGVEVLGIGVPIGTTSSTVTQNFDALDNGITVSAAGLLGNVQGTYTNRTLVLASTGAPSLVGAVPTGGAYSFGTNSDRALGSNANLLNSAVGLVPIRYGILFQNSTGAPVSSLQVTYTGEQWYQDGDGAAQSLTAAYARFDEGTFSTIGGLLTGVLNLLNDLPIVSTIPYTQVPGLTFTSLQNGSTIGELDGNAAANRTTLTSTITFGTPLAPGEYVLLRWTDLNDGENLLVNVIDTDHSLAIDDLRVVANIVNNNPVANQGAITNPQTATVGVAFSTTTAGAFSDPDNQTLTYSATGLPASFSINPTTGLITGTAATTVGSPFSVSVIATDPFGGSASVGFTLNVVNPPNQPPVLVGGGIPSPQSATVGIGFSTTTAGAFSDPDGGTLTYSAAGLPNGLSINPTTGVISGTPTVSGTFNVTVTANDGQGGSVNSPFQLNVAPANQPPVLVGGGIPSPQSATVGIGFSTTTAGAFSDPDGGTLTYTAAGLPNGLSINPTTGVISGSPTVSGTFNVTVTANDGQGGSVSSPFQLNVAPANQPPVLVGGGIPSPQSATVGIGFSTTTAGAFSDPDGGTLTYAAAGLPNGLSINPTTGVISGTPTVSGTFNVTVTANDGQGGSVSSPFQLNVAPANQPPVLVGGGIPSPQSATVGIGFSTTTAGAFSDPDGGTLTYAAAGLPNGLSINPTTGVISGTPTVSGTFNVTVTANDGQGGSVSSPFQLNVAPANQPPVLVGGGIPSPQSATVGIGFSTTTAGAFSDPDGGTLTYTAAGLPNGLSINPTTGVISGTPTVSGTFNVTVTANDGQGGSVSSPFQLNVAPNGAPSVTSPGDQSLTLNTPASFTIVATDPEGGTLTYAATGLPGGLNINPTTGVVTGTPSQTGVFPVSVTVTDPQGTTGTVSFNVTVNPQVTPNQPPVLVGLGIASPQSGTVGVPFTSTVSGAFSDPNGNPLTFTAMGLPAGLAISSGGVISGTPTVSGSFNVTVTANDGQGGTVSDDFVLNVSPAAGNQPPTLVGLGIASPQSGTVGIPFTSTVSGAFSDPDGGTLTFTAMGLPAGLSISSGGVISGTPTVSGSFNVTVTANDGQGGTVSDDFVLNVSPAAGNQPPTLVGLGIASPQSGTVGIPFTSTVSGAFSDPNGNPLTFTAMGLPAGLSISPSGVISGTPTVSGSFNVTVTANDGQGGTVSDDFVLNIAPSGAPVVTSPGDQSLTLNTPASFTIVATDPEGGALTYAASGLPAGLSINPNTGVVSGTPSQTGVFPVTVVVTDPVGTTSSVSFNVTVNQPVTPNMPPMLSGTPLASPQSATVGVGFSTNTAQAFVEPEMQPLTYSVTGLPMGININPSTGVISGNPSMSGTFGVTVIATDPQGASVSAGFTLNVSPAAPVSTTPLAVTVLSYNCVTGAIVFGRLGGDPNRQVEYMAIGVKGYSTDPSGIIEAAVRNDPNNTSITVMARYVGDPASQVIFVFNFRAFCSTGQPTNQSPVYNGGLANQVGTVGVPFTYTFPSNAFMDPEGQTLTYSAAGLPAGLSINGTTISGTPSVSGTFGVVITAQDPQGATATGNFQIQISPANSGTGVTGPLAATVLSYNCTTGAIVFGRVGGDPNRQVEYMAIGVKGYSTDPSGIIEAAVRADANNTSITVMARYVGDPASQVVFVFNFRAFCSGGQPTNQSPVNNGGLTNQVGTVGVPFTYTFPANTFSDPEGQTLTYSAAGLPAGLSINGTTISGTPSQSGTFGVVITARDPQGATATGSFQILINPAGGGSGAPIVNGTIPNQTATVGIPFGYTIPANTFTDPQGQSLTLTASGMPRGLLFNNGVFSGVPTQQGIFQITVTARDPDGNTASTTFTLTVNPSDQCGSDPTTIGQPLQLLEPTYNCQTGTIKFNVRGGNGTVIEFAAIGITPFQQNCFETMDTEVAQDVRNDKPNVEPFTILARQNGTTVSYSWDARAYCRPGGAGNPGSARMSVLEPMGNLNVTVFGNPTSADAVEFEVTGAEGKPLMLRLSDAQGKPMGEQRIEKAGAANRFVMPLGKSGGLYLLQVSTPNQVQTVKVVRQ; translated from the coding sequence ATGGCAAAGGCGCAGATTACCGGGGGCGTGGAGGTTCTCGGCATTGGTGTTCCCATTGGAACTACGTCAAGTACTGTCACCCAGAACTTCGATGCACTGGACAATGGCATTACAGTTTCAGCGGCTGGTCTGCTTGGCAACGTGCAGGGTACCTATACTAACCGTACATTGGTTTTAGCCTCTACAGGCGCACCGAGCCTGGTTGGTGCGGTTCCTACAGGGGGTGCGTACAGCTTCGGAACCAACAGCGATCGAGCACTCGGCTCCAATGCCAACCTGCTCAACTCAGCCGTTGGTCTGGTACCGATCCGGTATGGCATTCTGTTCCAGAACAGCACAGGAGCCCCCGTTTCGTCTTTGCAGGTAACTTACACCGGCGAACAATGGTACCAGGATGGTGATGGCGCTGCGCAGTCGCTAACGGCTGCCTACGCCCGGTTTGACGAAGGTACGTTCTCTACAATTGGAGGTTTATTGACAGGGGTATTAAACCTGTTGAACGATTTACCCATTGTGAGCACGATTCCTTACACGCAGGTTCCCGGCCTGACGTTTACGAGTCTACAGAACGGATCAACAATCGGAGAACTTGACGGGAATGCGGCCGCTAACCGAACCACACTTACGTCAACGATTACGTTTGGCACACCCCTGGCACCCGGCGAATACGTCTTGCTCCGCTGGACAGATCTTAACGACGGGGAAAATTTATTGGTCAACGTCATAGATACCGATCACAGCCTCGCTATCGACGACCTTCGTGTGGTAGCCAACATAGTGAACAACAACCCGGTTGCCAATCAGGGCGCTATTACGAATCCACAAACGGCTACCGTTGGGGTAGCTTTCAGCACGACCACAGCAGGGGCCTTTTCGGACCCAGACAACCAAACTCTTACATACTCAGCCACAGGATTACCAGCATCATTTTCAATCAACCCTACTACAGGGCTTATTACCGGGACAGCCGCCACCACGGTAGGCAGTCCATTCAGCGTTAGTGTTATTGCGACGGACCCATTTGGGGGCTCTGCATCAGTTGGATTCACCCTCAATGTGGTTAACCCGCCCAACCAGCCGCCGGTATTGGTAGGTGGAGGTATTCCTTCACCCCAGTCGGCCACTGTTGGTATCGGTTTTTCAACCACCACAGCTGGTGCGTTTTCTGACCCGGATGGCGGCACGCTGACTTACTCAGCCGCGGGCCTGCCAAATGGCCTGAGCATCAACCCAACCACGGGCGTCATCTCAGGTACGCCAACCGTATCGGGCACTTTCAACGTGACCGTGACGGCTAACGATGGTCAGGGTGGATCAGTAAACAGCCCCTTCCAGCTTAACGTAGCGCCCGCCAACCAGCCGCCGGTATTGGTAGGTGGAGGTATTCCTTCACCCCAGTCGGCCACTGTTGGTATCGGTTTCTCAACCACCACGGCCGGTGCCTTCTCCGATCCGGATGGCGGTACGTTGACCTACACAGCTGCGGGCCTGCCAAATGGCCTGAGCATCAACCCCACCACGGGCGTCATCTCAGGCTCGCCAACCGTATCGGGTACCTTTAACGTGACCGTAACGGCCAACGACGGACAGGGTGGATCGGTGAGCAGCCCCTTCCAGCTGAACGTAGCGCCCGCCAACCAGCCGCCGGTATTGGTAGGTGGAGGTATTCCTTCACCCCAGTCGGCTACTGTTGGCATTGGTTTCTCAACCACCACAGCCGGTGCGTTTTCTGACCCGGATGGCGGCACGTTGACCTACGCAGCCGCGGGCCTGCCAAATGGCTTGAGCATCAACCCCACTACGGGTGTCATCTCAGGTACACCAACCGTGTCGGGCACCTTTAACGTGACTGTGACGGCTAACGATGGACAGGGCGGATCGGTGAGCAGCCCCTTCCAGCTTAATGTAGCGCCCGCTAACCAGCCGCCGGTATTGGTAGGTGGAGGTATTCCTTCCCCCCAGTCAGCTACCGTTGGCATTGGTTTCTCGACCACCACGGCCGGTGCCTTCTCTGACCCGGATGGCGGCACGCTGACCTACGCAGCTGCGGGCCTGCCAAATGGCCTGAGCATCAACCCAACCACGGGTGTCATCTCAGGTACACCGACCGTGTCGGGCACCTTCAATGTGACTGTGACGGCTAACGATGGCCAGGGCGGATCGGTGAGCAGCCCCTTCCAGCTGAACGTAGCGCCCGCCAACCAGCCGCCGGTATTGGTAGGTGGAGGTATTCCTTCCCCCCAGTCAGCTACCGTTGGCATTGGTTTCTCGACCACTACGGCCGGTGCGTTCTCCGACCCGGATGGGGGTACGCTGACCTACACAGCCGCAGGCCTGCCAAATGGCTTAAGCATCAACCCAACTACGGGCGTGATCTCAGGTACACCAACCGTATCGGGTACCTTTAACGTGACCGTAACGGCCAACGACGGACAGGGTGGATCGGTGAGCAGCCCCTTCCAGCTTAACGTAGCGCCCAACGGAGCGCCGTCGGTAACCTCACCCGGTGACCAGTCACTGACGTTGAACACACCAGCCAGCTTCACTATTGTGGCAACTGACCCCGAAGGAGGTACGCTTACCTACGCGGCTACAGGCCTGCCCGGTGGTTTGAACATCAACCCCACCACGGGTGTAGTGACTGGTACGCCTTCGCAAACCGGTGTCTTCCCCGTCTCAGTGACGGTGACCGATCCACAGGGAACAACCGGCACCGTTAGCTTTAACGTAACGGTCAACCCGCAGGTGACGCCAAATCAGCCACCGGTATTGGTAGGTTTAGGTATTGCCTCACCCCAGAGTGGTACTGTAGGTGTACCGTTTACGAGCACCGTATCGGGTGCCTTCTCAGATCCGAACGGCAACCCGCTGACGTTTACCGCAATGGGGCTGCCTGCTGGTTTGGCCATCAGCTCAGGCGGTGTGATCTCTGGTACGCCGACTGTGTCAGGCTCGTTCAACGTAACCGTAACGGCCAATGATGGCCAGGGCGGAACCGTGAGCGATGACTTTGTGCTGAACGTGTCACCGGCTGCAGGCAACCAACCACCAACCCTTGTTGGACTCGGCATTGCTTCGCCCCAAAGTGGCACTGTGGGTATACCGTTTACCAGCACCGTATCGGGCGCATTCTCGGATCCCGATGGTGGTACACTTACCTTTACAGCAATGGGACTGCCTGCTGGTTTATCAATCAGCTCAGGCGGTGTGATCTCAGGCACGCCGACCGTGTCAGGCTCATTCAACGTGACCGTAACGGCCAACGATGGCCAGGGCGGTACTGTGAGCGATGACTTTGTGCTGAACGTGTCACCGGCTGCAGGCAACCAACCACCAACCCTTGTTGGACTGGGTATTGCTTCGCCCCAGAGTGGAACCGTCGGCATTCCGTTTACCAGCACCGTATCGGGTGCCTTCTCGGATCCTAACGGCAACCCGCTTACGTTTACAGCAATGGGCCTGCCCGCTGGTTTATCGATCAGCCCAAGCGGAGTGATCTCAGGCACGCCAACCGTATCGGGCTCGTTCAACGTGACCGTAACGGCCAACGATGGCCAGGGTGGAACCGTGAGCGATGACTTCGTGCTGAATATAGCCCCCAGCGGGGCTCCAGTAGTGACCTCACCCGGTGACCAGTCACTTACGTTAAATACGCCAGCCAGCTTCACCATTGTGGCAACAGACCCCGAAGGTGGTGCACTTACGTACGCGGCCTCAGGCCTGCCAGCCGGGTTGAGCATCAACCCAAACACAGGTGTGGTTTCGGGTACTCCATCACAAACGGGCGTATTCCCGGTTACGGTGGTCGTTACGGATCCGGTAGGAACTACCAGCAGCGTTAGCTTCAACGTGACGGTGAACCAGCCCGTAACGCCCAACATGCCACCAATGCTGTCGGGTACACCACTGGCTTCGCCCCAAAGCGCAACGGTGGGTGTAGGCTTCTCTACCAATACCGCACAGGCGTTTGTTGAACCCGAAATGCAGCCGCTGACCTACTCGGTAACCGGCTTGCCAATGGGCATCAATATCAACCCAAGCACAGGGGTGATCTCAGGTAACCCGTCGATGTCTGGTACGTTTGGGGTTACGGTGATCGCAACCGACCCGCAGGGTGCCAGCGTGAGTGCTGGATTTACGCTCAACGTTTCGCCAGCCGCTCCGGTAAGCACAACACCGCTGGCCGTAACCGTGTTGTCGTACAACTGCGTAACCGGCGCGATCGTCTTCGGCCGACTGGGTGGTGATCCGAACCGTCAGGTCGAATACATGGCTATTGGCGTGAAAGGTTACTCGACCGATCCAAGCGGTATCATTGAAGCCGCTGTTCGGAACGACCCAAACAACACGTCGATCACGGTTATGGCTCGTTACGTAGGCGACCCCGCTTCGCAGGTAATCTTCGTGTTCAACTTCCGCGCATTCTGCTCAACCGGTCAGCCAACCAACCAGTCTCCTGTTTATAACGGTGGTCTGGCCAATCAGGTAGGCACTGTCGGTGTACCGTTCACGTACACCTTCCCGTCGAATGCGTTCATGGACCCCGAAGGTCAGACGCTCACGTACTCCGCGGCCGGTTTGCCCGCCGGTCTGAGCATCAACGGGACAACGATCAGCGGTACGCCGTCGGTATCAGGTACGTTTGGGGTAGTAATCACGGCACAAGACCCACAGGGAGCTACTGCAACCGGTAACTTCCAGATCCAGATCAGCCCGGCCAACAGCGGAACGGGGGTTACGGGTCCGTTGGCCGCTACAGTACTATCGTACAACTGTACAACCGGTGCGATCGTCTTCGGACGCGTTGGCGGTGATCCGAACCGTCAGGTTGAATACATGGCCATTGGCGTGAAAGGCTACTCGACCGATCCGAGCGGTATCATTGAAGCCGCTGTCCGGGCCGATGCCAACAACACGTCGATCACCGTTATGGCCCGCTACGTAGGCGACCCCGCTTCGCAGGTGGTGTTTGTGTTCAACTTCCGCGCGTTCTGCTCAGGTGGTCAACCTACCAACCAGTCACCGGTGAACAACGGCGGCCTGACCAATCAGGTAGGCACCGTGGGCGTACCGTTTACGTACACCTTCCCGGCCAACACGTTCTCTGACCCCGAAGGTCAGACGCTCACGTACTCCGCAGCCGGTTTGCCCGCCGGTCTAAGCATCAACGGTACAACAATCAGCGGTACGCCGTCGCAGTCGGGTACGTTTGGTGTAGTGATTACCGCCCGCGATCCGCAAGGTGCAACGGCTACCGGCAGCTTCCAGATTCTGATCAACCCAGCAGGTGGTGGCAGTGGTGCCCCGATTGTTAACGGTACGATTCCGAATCAGACGGCTACGGTAGGTATTCCGTTTGGCTACACAATTCCGGCCAATACCTTTACCGATCCGCAGGGTCAGTCGCTGACGCTGACTGCATCGGGTATGCCACGGGGTCTGTTGTTCAACAACGGGGTATTCAGCGGAGTACCGACTCAGCAGGGTATCTTCCAGATCACGGTAACGGCCCGCGACCCAGATGGCAATACGGCCAGCACCACCTTTACCCTGACTGTAAACCCGAGCGATCAGTGTGGTAGCGACCCAACAACCATTGGCCAGCCGCTGCAACTGCTTGAGCCTACCTACAACTGTCAGACCGGTACGATCAAGTTCAACGTACGAGGTGGCAATGGTACGGTCATCGAGTTTGCGGCTATCGGTATTACACCGTTCCAGCAAAACTGCTTCGAGACGATGGATACCGAGGTAGCGCAGGACGTTCGGAATGATAAGCCCAATGTGGAGCCCTTCACCATTTTGGCTCGTCAGAACGGCACAACGGTTTCGTACTCTTGGGATGCCCGCGCGTACTGCCGTCCCGGTGGTGCTGGCAATCCAGGTTCGGCTCGGATGAGCGTACTGGAGCCGATGGGCAACCTGAACGTAACGGTGTTTGGTAACCCCACCTCAGCCGACGCTGTTGAGTTTGAGGTAACTGGTGCCGAAGGTAAGCCGCTGATGCTCCGGCTCAGCGATGCGCAGGGCAAACCAATGGGTGAGCAGCGCATCGAGAAGGCAGGGGCTGCTAACCGCTTCGTAATGCCACTCGGCAAGTCAGGTGGTTTGTATCTGTTGCAGGTAAGCACCCCCAACCAGGTGCAAACGGTGAAAGTAGTACGGCAGTAA
- a CDS encoding ROK family protein, with protein MASEQYLGIDVGGTNVKMGIVDAQSGTISNFYSHDTNSWRESGHFMDRFGDAIALQLHDNKHITRVGIGLPGMINRERTIPLEITAIPLLNGVPMVEILSKRFPGVQFFLENDANAAALGEFYFVDDMNDENYIFITLGTGVGGAAIIDKKVFKGGDGNAMEPGHLPSRNGRVLERNIGKKELLDLANERRSQFNRPTRLPADGSISTTGLVAAAAENDELAMQILDEVGEMLGEGLVSLIRILDIRKILIGGGLSASFDYIMPGVTRQLEYWLTPYYKDGLEVKRATLGNDAGLLGAASLCFD; from the coding sequence ATGGCTTCAGAGCAGTATTTAGGTATCGACGTGGGCGGCACCAACGTCAAAATGGGCATTGTTGACGCCCAGTCGGGCACCATTTCTAATTTCTACAGCCACGACACCAACTCCTGGCGCGAATCGGGTCATTTCATGGATCGCTTCGGCGATGCCATTGCCCTGCAGCTCCACGACAACAAGCACATCACCCGGGTTGGTATCGGGTTGCCCGGAATGATCAACCGCGAACGTACCATTCCGCTCGAAATTACAGCCATTCCGCTGCTCAATGGGGTTCCGATGGTGGAGATCCTGAGCAAGCGTTTTCCGGGCGTTCAGTTTTTCCTTGAAAACGATGCCAATGCCGCTGCACTCGGTGAGTTTTACTTTGTAGACGACATGAACGATGAGAACTACATCTTTATCACGCTCGGTACGGGCGTGGGTGGTGCAGCCATCATTGATAAAAAAGTATTCAAAGGCGGAGATGGCAACGCGATGGAACCGGGTCACCTGCCCTCGCGCAACGGCCGGGTGCTCGAACGGAATATTGGCAAGAAAGAACTACTCGATCTGGCCAACGAACGCCGGTCCCAATTTAATCGCCCAACCCGTTTACCTGCCGACGGGAGCATTTCCACGACGGGTTTGGTAGCTGCTGCGGCCGAAAACGACGAGTTGGCCATGCAAATTCTGGATGAAGTAGGCGAAATGCTCGGAGAGGGGTTGGTTTCGCTGATTCGGATTCTGGATATTCGCAAGATCCTGATCGGGGGTGGTTTATCGGCTTCGTTCGACTACATCATGCCCGGTGTGACCCGTCAGCTCGAATACTGGCTTACCCCCTATTACAAAGATGGGCTTGAAGTGAAGCGGGCTACGCTCGGCAATGATGCGGGCCTGCTCGGCGCAGCATCTCTTTGCTTTGATTAA
- a CDS encoding SDR family oxidoreductase, translating to MNPLLVVTGGTKGIGRAIVDLFVEQGFDVVVCSRNVDGVTGPNRLPFAADLATRAGVDALVGYVQSLGRPVEVLVNNTGIFLPGMIHTEAEGTFETLMNTNVASAYHLTRGLVGDMMAARSGHIFMMCSTASITAYTNGGSYCISKFALLGMSRVLREELKPHGVKVTAVLPGATLTASWEGTDLPEDRFMKPQDVADSVWGAYKLSKSAVVEEILIRPQLGDL from the coding sequence ATGAATCCATTACTTGTTGTCACGGGCGGGACCAAAGGAATTGGTCGCGCCATCGTCGATTTGTTTGTCGAACAGGGCTTCGACGTGGTCGTCTGTTCGCGGAATGTCGACGGCGTAACCGGCCCCAACCGGCTGCCATTCGCGGCCGATTTAGCAACCCGTGCCGGGGTCGATGCGCTGGTAGGCTATGTACAGTCGCTGGGGCGCCCGGTAGAGGTGCTGGTGAACAATACGGGCATTTTTCTGCCGGGCATGATCCATACCGAAGCCGAGGGGACGTTTGAAACGCTCATGAATACCAACGTTGCGAGTGCTTACCACCTCACGCGGGGGCTGGTAGGCGACATGATGGCCGCCCGGTCGGGACATATATTTATGATGTGCTCTACGGCCAGTATCACGGCGTACACCAATGGCGGGTCGTATTGCATCTCGAAATTTGCCCTGTTGGGAATGAGCCGGGTGCTGCGCGAGGAGCTAAAGCCGCACGGGGTAAAAGTAACTGCCGTATTGCCCGGTGCCACCCTCACGGCCAGCTGGGAAGGCACCGACTTGCCCGAAGACCGGTTTATGAAACCACAGGACGTGGCCGATAGTGTTTGGGGAGCGTACAAACTATCGAAGAGTGCGGTGGTCGAAGAAATCCTGATTCGGCCGCAATTGGGCGACCTGTAG